In Amycolatopsis methanolica 239, a single genomic region encodes these proteins:
- a CDS encoding enoyl-CoA hydratase-related protein: MLDLHYESGAVVVRLRAPRPLSAELLDGLAAAISYIGPGHPIVLTGVDGVFAADVAPGGRAALDRLLPVLEALRAHPLPVVAALNGDAIGAGYRLAEAADARIISGGIVQPAPPHGMFYDPLAAVAAGLAEVHCAPEDLIGTALRHARAQAPVAG, from the coding sequence ATGCTGGACCTGCACTACGAGTCGGGCGCGGTGGTGGTCCGCCTCCGGGCGCCACGGCCGCTCAGCGCCGAACTGCTCGACGGGCTCGCGGCGGCCATCAGCTACATCGGGCCCGGGCACCCGATCGTCCTGACCGGGGTGGACGGTGTCTTCGCGGCGGACGTCGCGCCCGGCGGACGTGCGGCACTGGACCGGTTGCTGCCCGTGCTGGAGGCGCTGCGTGCACATCCGCTGCCCGTTGTGGCCGCCCTCAACGGCGACGCGATCGGCGCCGGGTACCGCCTCGCCGAGGCGGCCGACGCCCGCATCATCTCCGGCGGGATCGTGCAGCCCGCACCTCCGCACGGGATGTTCTACGACCCGCTCGCGGCAGTGGCGGCCGGGCTGGCGGAGGTCCACTGTGCACCGGAGGACCTGATCGGCACCGCCCTCCGGCACGCCCGCGCACAGGCGCCGGTCGCCGGATAG
- the groL gene encoding chaperonin GroEL (60 kDa chaperone family; promotes refolding of misfolded polypeptides especially under stressful conditions; forms two stacked rings of heptamers to form a barrel-shaped 14mer; ends can be capped by GroES; misfolded proteins enter the barrel where they are refolded when GroES binds), with product MAKQLRFSEEARRRLELGVNTLADAVKVTLGPKGRNAVLEKLTGPPTITNDGVTIAREVQLAEPFANMGAQLVKEVAMKTNGAVGDGTTTATVLAQAMVREGLAALGEGANPMRVRRGIEETVEAVVEYLRKSAAQVSGEAELERIATLAASDDERIGGVIAQALAAVGREGVVEVEESDEPGLGVELVDGIEFDHGYTSPYMVTDRDRMEAAYDDPAILLTNKKISQVQDLMPTVEAARRLGRPLVILAENVDGPALQMILSGNVHGTYSAVVVRAPGFGHRRVAELEDLAAALGGRVISDDSGLTLAEVTEADLGRCEHITITEDTTTIIGGAGDEQAVRARIGQLDKQLKRARIEHDQDSLRLRIARLSGRIAVVRVGAATSVELKERMLRVEDSLAAARAALEEGVVAGGGASLAQAARCVDLVGLDGDAAQGREIVRRALGEPLRWIAANAGYDGEEVLARVSAMDNGSGFDALTGAYTDLFAAGVVDPLKVTRSALESAASIAALLITTETAIVEEVLVNPGAIIAPGAGDLAEGMVRPSNIY from the coding sequence ATGGCGAAGCAGCTGCGGTTCAGCGAAGAGGCGCGGCGCCGGCTCGAACTCGGCGTCAACACGCTGGCCGACGCGGTCAAGGTCACCCTGGGCCCCAAGGGGCGCAACGCGGTGCTGGAGAAGCTGACCGGTCCGCCGACGATCACCAACGACGGCGTCACCATCGCCAGGGAGGTGCAGCTGGCCGAACCGTTCGCCAACATGGGCGCCCAGCTGGTCAAGGAAGTCGCGATGAAGACCAACGGGGCCGTCGGCGACGGCACCACGACCGCGACGGTGCTCGCCCAGGCGATGGTGCGGGAGGGGCTGGCCGCCCTCGGCGAGGGGGCGAACCCGATGCGGGTGCGCCGCGGTATCGAGGAGACCGTCGAGGCGGTCGTGGAGTACCTGCGCAAGTCCGCGGCCCAGGTGTCGGGTGAGGCCGAGCTGGAGCGGATCGCGACGCTGGCGGCGAGCGACGACGAACGCATCGGCGGCGTGATCGCCCAGGCGCTGGCGGCGGTGGGCCGGGAAGGCGTGGTCGAGGTGGAGGAGTCCGACGAGCCCGGACTGGGGGTCGAGCTGGTGGACGGGATCGAGTTCGACCACGGCTACACCTCGCCGTACATGGTCACCGACCGGGACCGGATGGAGGCCGCCTACGACGATCCCGCGATCCTGCTGACCAACAAGAAGATCAGCCAGGTGCAGGACCTGATGCCGACCGTCGAGGCCGCCCGGCGGCTCGGGCGGCCGCTGGTGATCCTCGCGGAGAACGTCGACGGCCCGGCGCTGCAGATGATCCTCAGCGGGAACGTGCACGGCACCTACTCCGCGGTCGTGGTCCGCGCGCCCGGCTTCGGGCACCGGCGGGTGGCGGAGCTGGAGGACCTCGCCGCCGCGCTCGGCGGCCGGGTGATCAGTGACGACTCCGGTCTGACTCTGGCCGAGGTCACTGAGGCCGACCTCGGCCGCTGCGAGCACATCACGATCACCGAGGACACCACGACGATCATCGGCGGGGCCGGTGACGAGCAGGCCGTGCGGGCACGGATCGGCCAGCTGGACAAGCAGCTCAAGCGGGCCCGCATCGAGCACGACCAGGACAGCCTGCGGTTGCGCATCGCCCGGCTGTCCGGCCGCATCGCCGTCGTCCGGGTGGGCGCCGCGACCAGTGTCGAGCTGAAGGAGCGGATGCTTCGGGTCGAGGACTCGCTGGCGGCGGCCAGGGCGGCGCTGGAGGAGGGCGTGGTCGCCGGCGGCGGGGCGTCGCTGGCGCAGGCGGCGCGGTGCGTGGACCTGGTCGGCCTCGACGGCGACGCGGCGCAGGGCCGGGAGATCGTGCGCCGGGCGCTGGGTGAGCCGCTGCGGTGGATCGCGGCCAACGCGGGCTACGACGGGGAAGAGGTGCTGGCGCGGGTGTCCGCAATGGACAACGGCAGCGGGTTCGACGCGCTCACCGGAGCCTACACCGACCTGTTCGCCGCCGGGGTGGTCGACCCGCTCAAGGTGACCCGCTCGGCGCTGGAGAGCGCGGCCTCCATCGCGGCGCTGCTGATCACCACCGAGACCGCGATCGTGGAGGAGGTGCTGGTCAACCCCGGTGCGATCATCGCTCCGGGTGCGGGTGACCTCGCCGAGGGAATGGTGCGCCCGTCGAACATCTACTGA
- the mimD gene encoding propane 2-monooxygenase effector subunit MimD, whose translation MSSTMQFGSQAGSSNMCGVTLMNTPVGRVVADVMGAKDGVSLVEYPSMIRVDGTRLLEFDYDELTEALGEPFDGSIFEEISSTHYGRMVHLDDRTLLFANPEDAAEYIGFDLSAHG comes from the coding sequence GTGAGCAGCACCATGCAGTTCGGTTCGCAGGCCGGATCCTCGAACATGTGCGGCGTCACGCTGATGAACACCCCGGTCGGGCGCGTGGTCGCCGACGTGATGGGGGCCAAGGACGGCGTCTCGCTCGTGGAGTACCCGTCGATGATCCGCGTGGACGGCACCCGGCTCCTGGAGTTCGACTACGACGAGCTGACCGAGGCCCTCGGCGAGCCGTTCGACGGGTCGATCTTCGAGGAGATCAGCTCCACCCACTACGGCCGCATGGTGCACCTGGACGACCGCACCCTGCTGTTCGCCAACCCGGAGGACGCCGCCGAGTACATCGGTTTCGACCTGTCCGCGCACGGCTGA
- a CDS encoding aromatic/alkene monooxygenase hydroxylase subunit beta, protein MTSSAKTRSFPKVEFTDSEAGALEFPSSKSRSYNYFKPAKLRATVYEDVTVDVQPDPERHLSQGWIYGFGGGPGGYPQEWTAAKSSNWHAFLDPNEEWEQTIYRNNSAVVRQVSLCLENAKRAGAYGNWNTAWQKFIARNLGAWMHAENGMALHVFTSIQRSGPTNMINTAVAVNAAHKMRFAQDLALFNLDLSESLDTFDGSVHKEVWASAEEWQPTRKAVEELTAVGDWAELLFGANVVFEQLVGQLFRSELVMQISATNGDYITPTIVGTGEHDYNRDLGYTRALFRMLTRDEQHGESNKELFGQWLAKWVPPCLDAAYALQPIWSQPAEKARTFADSLGATKEKFTQLLEEIGLDTPKELDK, encoded by the coding sequence ATGACGAGCAGTGCGAAGACGCGCAGCTTCCCGAAGGTGGAGTTCACCGACTCCGAGGCGGGCGCCCTGGAGTTCCCCAGCTCGAAGAGCCGCAGCTACAACTACTTCAAGCCGGCGAAGCTGCGCGCCACGGTGTACGAGGACGTCACCGTCGACGTCCAGCCGGACCCCGAGCGGCACCTGAGCCAGGGCTGGATCTACGGCTTCGGCGGCGGTCCGGGCGGCTACCCGCAGGAGTGGACGGCGGCGAAGTCGTCGAACTGGCACGCCTTCCTCGACCCGAACGAGGAGTGGGAGCAGACGATCTACCGCAACAACTCCGCGGTGGTCCGCCAGGTCTCCCTGTGCCTGGAGAACGCCAAGCGCGCGGGCGCCTACGGCAACTGGAACACCGCCTGGCAGAAGTTCATCGCCCGCAACCTCGGCGCCTGGATGCACGCCGAGAACGGGATGGCGCTGCACGTGTTCACCTCGATCCAGCGCTCCGGCCCGACCAACATGATCAACACCGCGGTGGCGGTCAACGCCGCCCACAAGATGCGGTTCGCCCAGGACCTCGCGCTGTTCAACCTGGACCTGTCGGAGTCGCTGGACACCTTCGACGGGTCGGTGCACAAGGAGGTGTGGGCCTCGGCCGAGGAGTGGCAGCCGACCCGCAAAGCCGTCGAGGAGCTGACCGCGGTCGGCGACTGGGCGGAGCTGCTGTTCGGGGCCAACGTCGTGTTCGAGCAGCTGGTCGGCCAGCTCTTCCGGTCGGAACTGGTCATGCAGATCTCCGCAACCAACGGCGACTACATCACCCCGACCATCGTCGGCACCGGTGAGCACGACTACAACCGCGACCTCGGCTACACGCGGGCGCTGTTCCGGATGCTCACCCGCGACGAGCAGCACGGGGAGAGCAACAAGGAACTGTTCGGCCAGTGGCTCGCGAAGTGGGTGCCGCCGTGCCTGGACGCCGCCTACGCGCTGCAGCCGATCTGGTCGCAGCCCGCGGAGAAGGCCCGCACCTTCGCCGACTCGCTCGGCGCGACCAAGGAGAAGTTCACCCAGCTGCTCGAGGAGATCGGGCTGGACACCCCGAAGGAGTTGGACAAGTGA
- a CDS encoding iron-sulfur cluster assembly protein, with product MTRMAVSVEAEVLAALSTVLDPELDEPVTELGFVRSVAIDDEGVEVHLRLPTSFCAPNFAYLMVADAYDALAAVPGAGRVRVLLDDHHDSDKINAGTAAGLGYVGTFGVEAEDSLDELRRTFQRKAHLAAMERCCRSVLASGAWTVEELPLLELFDLPEGRLKSALMRRREAIGLPNHSHARVMVDHDGTPVARSDVALRLRLATTTRVSIEGNAHFCRGLLATRYAGVDPAGSAPVVTNTRSHP from the coding sequence ATGACCCGGATGGCCGTGTCCGTCGAGGCGGAGGTGCTCGCGGCGCTGTCCACCGTGCTCGACCCCGAACTGGACGAACCGGTCACCGAGCTGGGTTTCGTCCGGTCCGTCGCGATCGACGACGAGGGCGTGGAGGTGCACCTGCGGCTGCCCACCTCGTTCTGCGCCCCCAACTTCGCCTACCTCATGGTGGCTGACGCCTACGACGCCCTGGCCGCGGTGCCCGGGGCCGGCCGGGTGCGGGTGCTGCTCGACGACCACCACGACTCCGACAAGATCAACGCCGGTACCGCCGCCGGGCTCGGTTACGTCGGGACCTTCGGCGTGGAGGCCGAGGACAGCCTCGACGAGCTGCGCCGGACCTTCCAGCGCAAGGCCCACCTGGCGGCGATGGAACGGTGCTGCCGGTCGGTGCTGGCCAGCGGCGCCTGGACGGTCGAGGAACTGCCGCTGCTGGAACTGTTCGACCTCCCGGAGGGCCGCCTGAAGTCGGCCCTGATGCGGCGGCGGGAGGCCATCGGACTGCCCAACCACTCCCACGCCCGCGTGATGGTCGACCACGACGGCACTCCGGTCGCCCGGTCCGACGTCGCGCTGCGGTTGCGGCTGGCCACCACCACCCGCGTGTCCATCGAAGGCAACGCCCACTTCTGCCGGGGCCTGCTCGCCACCCGCTACGCCGGCGTCGATCCCGCCGGCTCCGCCCCGGTCGTCACCAACACCAGGAGCCACCCATGA
- a CDS encoding 2Fe-2S iron-sulfur cluster-binding protein, translating into MADKHRISFEPVDIEMEVGEDEKILDAAFRQGIHLMHGCREGQCSACKSYVLDGEIQMERYSTFACNDAEVEEGYVLLCRAHAFSDCTIELLNFDEEELLNSAPLQRIRTEVVEIVEHTHDIVGLKLKPVDPPAYEFKPGQYADLTIPGTDEHRSFSMATIPSTADHIEFVIKKYPGGRFSALLDDGIAAGDTIELTGPYGNFTLKNGHVLPLVLMAGGAGMAPVLSLLRHLSETGDTRRIRFYYGARTAADLFYLDEIRALGERLPDFGFVVALSESTEGAGELGVTAEPGMVTDVVAAREPELRRSEVYLCGPPPMVDAALALAAGQGVPDDQVFYDKFTTSVRDEQTSQGDIT; encoded by the coding sequence ATGGCCGACAAGCACCGCATCTCCTTCGAACCGGTCGACATCGAGATGGAGGTCGGCGAGGACGAGAAGATCCTCGACGCCGCGTTCCGCCAGGGCATCCACCTCATGCACGGGTGCCGCGAGGGCCAGTGCTCGGCGTGCAAGTCGTACGTGCTGGACGGCGAGATCCAGATGGAGCGCTACTCGACGTTCGCCTGCAACGACGCCGAGGTCGAAGAAGGCTATGTGCTGCTGTGCCGGGCGCACGCCTTCAGCGACTGCACCATCGAGCTGCTCAACTTCGACGAGGAGGAGCTGCTCAACTCCGCCCCGCTGCAGCGGATCCGGACCGAGGTCGTCGAGATCGTGGAGCACACGCACGACATCGTCGGGCTCAAGCTCAAGCCGGTCGACCCGCCGGCGTATGAGTTCAAACCCGGCCAGTACGCCGATCTGACCATCCCGGGCACCGACGAGCACCGGTCGTTCTCGATGGCGACGATCCCGTCCACCGCCGACCACATCGAGTTCGTCATCAAGAAGTACCCGGGCGGCCGGTTCTCCGCGTTGCTCGACGACGGGATCGCGGCCGGCGACACGATCGAGCTGACCGGGCCGTACGGCAACTTCACGCTCAAGAACGGGCACGTGCTGCCCCTGGTGCTGATGGCGGGCGGCGCCGGCATGGCTCCGGTGCTCAGCCTGCTGCGCCACCTCAGCGAAACCGGGGATACCAGGCGGATCCGCTTCTACTACGGCGCGCGCACCGCCGCGGACCTGTTCTACCTGGACGAGATCCGCGCGCTGGGCGAACGGCTGCCCGACTTCGGGTTCGTCGTCGCGCTTTCGGAGTCCACCGAGGGCGCCGGTGAGCTCGGGGTCACGGCCGAACCGGGGATGGTCACCGACGTGGTGGCGGCCAGGGAACCCGAGCTGCGCCGCAGCGAGGTGTACCTGTGCGGCCCGCCGCCCATGGTGGACGCCGCGCTGGCGCTGGCGGCCGGTCAGGGCGTGCCGGACGACCAGGTGTTCTACGACAAATTCACCACGTCGGTTCGCGACGAGCAGACATCGCAAGGAGACATCACATGA
- a CDS encoding amidohydrolase family protein, whose amino-acid sequence MYEKDGEKYYVVDGHVHIWDGRASNHKNVHGKQFIDCFYDYHKNLSPEEVVWDYDTYTYYGAERFMKDLFGEGYVDHAIFQATLLSDFYHNGFGQTEEAFGLTRQHPDKLTYNHAYDPRHGEAGLAQLRRDAERFGLKGVKLYTAEWHGDSRGYKLDEPWSRRYLEECIELGIRNIHVHKGPTIRPLDRDAFDVADIDKVATDYLDLNFVVEHVGLPRLEDFCWIATQESNVYGGLAVAMPFIHTRPRYFAQIIGELLYWIGEDKILFGSDYALWTPKWLVEKFVDFQIPADMPEYAPITTDQKKKILGLNAAALYDLDVPRQLRLPTQAGDADAEVAAGAGAP is encoded by the coding sequence ATGTACGAAAAGGACGGCGAAAAGTACTACGTGGTCGACGGGCACGTCCACATCTGGGACGGGCGGGCGTCGAACCACAAGAACGTGCACGGCAAGCAGTTCATCGACTGCTTCTACGACTACCACAAGAACCTGAGCCCGGAAGAGGTCGTCTGGGACTACGACACCTACACCTACTACGGCGCCGAGCGGTTCATGAAGGACCTCTTCGGCGAGGGTTACGTCGACCACGCCATCTTCCAGGCCACGCTGCTCAGCGACTTCTACCACAACGGGTTCGGGCAGACCGAGGAGGCGTTCGGGCTCACCCGGCAGCACCCGGACAAGCTGACCTACAACCACGCCTACGACCCGCGCCACGGCGAGGCCGGGCTGGCGCAGCTGCGCCGGGACGCGGAACGCTTCGGGCTCAAGGGCGTCAAGCTCTACACCGCCGAATGGCACGGCGACTCGCGCGGCTACAAGCTCGACGAGCCGTGGTCGCGCCGGTACCTCGAGGAGTGCATCGAGCTCGGCATCCGCAACATCCACGTCCACAAGGGACCGACGATCCGGCCGCTGGACCGGGACGCCTTCGACGTGGCCGACATCGACAAGGTCGCCACCGACTACCTCGACCTGAACTTCGTCGTCGAGCACGTCGGTCTTCCCCGGCTGGAGGACTTCTGCTGGATCGCCACGCAGGAGTCCAACGTCTACGGCGGGCTGGCGGTGGCGATGCCGTTCATCCACACCCGCCCGCGCTACTTCGCCCAGATCATCGGCGAGCTGCTGTACTGGATCGGCGAGGACAAGATCCTCTTCGGCAGCGACTACGCGTTGTGGACGCCGAAGTGGCTCGTGGAGAAGTTCGTCGACTTCCAGATCCCGGCGGACATGCCGGAGTACGCGCCGATCACGACGGACCAGAAGAAGAAGATCCTCGGCCTCAACGCGGCCGCGCTGTACGACCTGGACGTGCCGCGGCAGCTCCGCCTGCCGACGCAGGCCGGCGACGCGGACGCCGAGGTCGCCGCGGGAGCTGGTGCCCCATGA
- a CDS encoding long-chain fatty acid--CoA ligase produces the protein MQDHPLSLPHVFRRVERLFGHKTVVSGRIGGESTTTWAQVCARARRLAAALDELGVPAGARVGTFAWNSHRHVELYLAVPCTGRVLHTINHRLFGEQISYIVSDAADDVLFVDRSILPAVWPLVGTFTTVRAVVVMDDGSDAEIPDDDRVFDYEELLARAGDTGREFTVDDENTAAALCYTSGTTGDPKGVLYSHRSVVLHAALLLMVDTFGICERDVVMPIVPMFHVNAWGLPYAAMLCGADLVLPGPAMSPPELAGMLARHRVTFGAAVATIWRGLVPLLGEHDFSAVRQIVSGGGAVDEALTRAYQDAIGLPLTNAWGMTETSPVVTTSRIATVHDDFPDEQRRALLATPGPAVPLTEVRIIGDDGREAPWDGRTPGELQAAGPTIAAAYFGKRDGADAFTGDGWLRTGDVATIDRHGYVRIVDRTKDLVKSGGEWISSVELENAIMEHPGVAEAAVIGVPDDKWGERPLACVVPAAGATLTAEEVRDHLRGRVASWWLPDEVFFCDEIPKTATGKFAKQRLRSQIETARAGSGCYTNRDTVARRSNG, from the coding sequence TCCCCTGTCCCTGCCGCACGTGTTCCGGCGCGTCGAACGCCTCTTCGGGCACAAGACCGTGGTGTCCGGCCGGATCGGCGGCGAATCCACGACGACCTGGGCGCAGGTGTGCGCGCGGGCGCGGCGGCTGGCCGCCGCCCTCGACGAGCTCGGCGTCCCGGCCGGCGCCCGGGTGGGCACGTTCGCGTGGAACAGCCACCGGCACGTCGAGCTCTACCTGGCCGTGCCCTGCACCGGGCGGGTGCTGCACACGATCAACCACCGGCTGTTCGGCGAGCAGATCAGCTACATCGTCAGCGACGCCGCCGACGACGTGCTGTTCGTCGACCGCTCCATCCTGCCCGCCGTCTGGCCGCTCGTGGGCACGTTCACCACCGTGCGTGCGGTCGTGGTGATGGACGACGGGAGCGACGCGGAAATCCCCGACGACGATCGCGTCTTCGACTACGAGGAACTTCTGGCGCGGGCCGGCGACACCGGCCGCGAGTTCACTGTGGACGACGAGAACACCGCGGCCGCGTTGTGTTACACCTCGGGCACCACCGGCGATCCCAAGGGCGTGCTCTACAGCCACCGCTCGGTGGTGCTGCACGCCGCGTTGTTGCTGATGGTGGACACCTTCGGCATCTGCGAACGGGACGTGGTGATGCCGATCGTGCCGATGTTCCACGTCAACGCCTGGGGGCTGCCCTATGCGGCCATGCTGTGCGGGGCCGATCTGGTGCTGCCCGGGCCGGCGATGTCCCCACCGGAGCTGGCCGGGATGCTCGCTCGCCACCGGGTCACGTTCGGGGCCGCGGTCGCCACGATCTGGCGTGGCCTGGTGCCCCTGCTCGGCGAGCACGACTTCTCCGCGGTCCGCCAGATCGTGTCCGGCGGCGGCGCGGTGGACGAGGCGCTCACCCGCGCGTACCAGGACGCGATCGGGCTGCCCCTGACGAACGCGTGGGGGATGACGGAAACCAGCCCGGTGGTCACCACCTCGCGGATCGCCACCGTGCACGACGACTTCCCGGACGAACAACGGCGGGCGCTGCTCGCCACCCCGGGGCCGGCCGTGCCGCTGACCGAGGTCCGCATCATCGGCGACGACGGGCGGGAAGCCCCGTGGGACGGGCGGACGCCGGGTGAACTGCAGGCCGCCGGCCCCACGATCGCCGCGGCATACTTCGGGAAACGCGACGGGGCGGACGCCTTCACCGGGGACGGGTGGCTGCGCACCGGGGACGTGGCGACGATCGACCGCCACGGCTACGTGCGGATCGTCGACCGCACCAAGGACCTCGTGAAGTCCGGGGGCGAGTGGATCTCCTCGGTGGAGCTGGAGAACGCGATCATGGAGCACCCCGGGGTCGCCGAAGCCGCGGTGATCGGCGTGCCCGACGACAAGTGGGGCGAGCGGCCGCTGGCCTGCGTGGTGCCGGCTGCCGGGGCCACGCTCACCGCAGAGGAGGTCCGGGACCACCTGCGGGGCCGCGTGGCGTCCTGGTGGCTGCCGGACGAGGTGTTCTTCTGCGACGAGATCCCCAAGACGGCGACGGGGAAGTTCGCCAAGCAGCGGCTCCGGTCTCAGATCGAGACAGCTCGTGCCGGTTCCGGGTGCTACACCAACCGGGACACTGTGGCACGAAGGAGCAACGGATGA
- a CDS encoding putative quinol monooxygenase yields the protein MIFITAKFRVKDEHADRWPDIAREFTAATRAEPGCLWFEWSRSLDDPAEYVLVEAFRDADAGARHVRSAHFRAAQETLPRHLAETPRIVNTVVDQDGWSQLGELAVRD from the coding sequence ATGATCTTCATCACGGCCAAGTTCCGCGTCAAGGACGAGCACGCCGACCGGTGGCCGGACATCGCGCGGGAGTTCACCGCGGCGACCCGCGCCGAGCCCGGGTGCCTGTGGTTCGAGTGGTCCCGCAGCCTGGACGACCCGGCCGAATACGTCCTGGTGGAGGCGTTCCGCGACGCCGACGCCGGGGCCCGGCACGTGCGGTCCGCGCACTTCCGGGCCGCGCAGGAGACGCTGCCCCGGCACCTCGCCGAGACGCCCCGGATCGTGAACACGGTGGTGGACCAGGACGGCTGGTCCCAGCTCGGCGAGCTGGCCGTGCGGGACTGA
- a CDS encoding NAD(P)-dependent alcohol dehydrogenase, giving the protein MKAAQVTGYHSNLELRDVEEPKITGPLDVVVRVGAAGVCRTDLHILEGQWAEKSGVVLPYTIGHENAGWVHAVGDAVTNVAVGDKVILHPLITCGLCRACRLGDDVHCENSRFPGIDTHGGYAEYLLTSARSCVKLDDSLEPADVAALADAGLTAQHAAAKAAQVLRPGDVCVIIGAGGLGHIGIQCLKAMSAATLVVVDRNPAALRLAEEVGADVTVVADGTHVREVLDLTGGHGAEAVLDFVGEGGSTAEGVRMLRRAGNYYVVGYGENLDVPTIDIISTEINFIGNLVGSYTDLQDLMVLAAQGKVKLHTARYRLDEFQQAIDDLNAGKVRGRAILIP; this is encoded by the coding sequence ATGAAAGCCGCACAGGTCACCGGCTACCACTCGAACCTGGAACTGCGCGACGTCGAGGAGCCCAAGATCACCGGGCCGCTGGACGTCGTGGTCCGGGTGGGCGCCGCGGGCGTGTGCCGGACCGATCTCCACATCCTCGAAGGGCAGTGGGCGGAGAAGTCCGGCGTCGTCCTGCCCTACACGATCGGGCACGAGAACGCGGGCTGGGTGCACGCGGTCGGCGACGCGGTGACGAACGTGGCGGTGGGGGACAAGGTGATCCTCCACCCGCTGATCACCTGCGGTCTGTGCCGGGCCTGCCGGCTCGGCGACGACGTGCACTGCGAGAACTCGCGCTTCCCCGGCATCGACACCCACGGTGGGTACGCCGAGTACCTGCTCACCTCGGCCCGGTCGTGCGTCAAGCTCGACGACAGCCTCGAACCGGCCGACGTGGCCGCGCTCGCGGACGCCGGGCTGACCGCGCAGCACGCCGCCGCCAAGGCCGCGCAGGTGCTGCGGCCGGGGGACGTGTGCGTGATCATCGGGGCCGGCGGCCTCGGCCACATCGGCATCCAGTGCCTGAAGGCGATGAGCGCGGCCACGCTCGTCGTCGTGGACCGCAACCCCGCGGCGCTGCGGCTGGCCGAGGAGGTCGGCGCCGACGTCACCGTCGTTGCCGACGGCACGCACGTGCGGGAGGTGCTCGACCTGACCGGCGGTCACGGGGCCGAGGCGGTGCTCGACTTCGTCGGCGAGGGCGGCTCGACCGCGGAGGGCGTGCGCATGCTGCGCCGCGCGGGCAACTACTACGTCGTCGGGTACGGCGAGAACCTCGACGTGCCGACGATCGACATCATCTCGACGGAGATCAACTTCATCGGCAACCTCGTCGGTTCTTACACCGACCTGCAGGACCTGATGGTGCTCGCCGCCCAGGGCAAGGTGAAACTGCACACCGCCCGTTACCGGCTGGACGAGTTCCAGCAGGCCATCGACGACCTGAACGCGGGCAAGGTCCGCGGCCGGGCGATCCTCATCCCCTGA